One Rosa chinensis cultivar Old Blush chromosome 3, RchiOBHm-V2, whole genome shotgun sequence DNA window includes the following coding sequences:
- the LOC112194397 gene encoding zinc finger MYM-type protein 1-like produces MSDAFFSILVDESRDVSVKEQMAVTFRYVDKNGCVIESFIGIEHVASTTAISLKKAIDALFSKHGLRFSRLRGQGYDGASNMSGELNGLKTLILKENSSAFYVHCFAHQLQLALVGVAKKHEIVGAFFASIGSVVNIVGASSKRRDILREKQALKVIEALKVGELKSGHGLNQETEIKRSCDTRWSSHYGTLLNFTVMFSSIIDVLDEIAFDKVSSDQKHEAFISLKLLQSFDFIFSLHLMRIILGITHELSQALQKDDQDIVNAMDLVKVCKRKL; encoded by the coding sequence ATGAGTGATGCCTTTTTTTCTATCCTAGTTGATGAATCTAGGGATGTATCTGTGAAGGAGCAAATGGCTGTTACCTTTCGTTATGTGGATAAAAATGGGTGTGTGATTGAATCCTTCATAGGCATTGAACATGTAGCGAGTACTACTGCAATCTCACTTAAGAAAGCTATAGATGCACTATTCTCTAAACATGGATTACGCTTCTCTAGGCTACGTGGTCAAGGTTACGATGGCGCCAGTAATATGAGTGGAGAACTTAATGGTCTGAAGACCCTTATTTTGAAGGAGAACTCGAGTGCTTTTTATGTTCATTGTTTCGCACATCAGCTTCAATTAGCTTTGGTCGGTGTAGCCAAGAAACATGAAATTGTAGGTGCTTTCTTTGCATCAATTGGTAGTGTTGTAAACATTGTTGGGGCATCTTCTAAACGTCGAGACATTCTGCGAGAAAAGCAAGCTCTTAAAGTCATTGAGGCACTTAAAGTTGGAGAACTTAAAAGTGGACACGGACTCAAtcaagaaactgaaattaaGCGTTCATGTGATACTCGTTGGAGCTCACATTATGGTACTCTTCTAAACTTTACTGTCATGTTTTCTTCCATAATTGATGTGTTGGATGAAATAGCATTTGATAAAGTGAGTTCTGATCAGAAGCATGAAGCTTTTATTTCTTTGAAGTTGCTGCAATCATTTGATTTCATATTCAGTTTGCATTTGATGAGAATTATACTTGGAATCACTCATGAGTTATCACAAGCACTACAAAAAGATGATCAGGACATAGTGAATGCTATGGATTTAGTGAAAGTGTGCAAGAGAAAATTGTAG